A genomic region of Metopolophium dirhodum isolate CAU chromosome 1, ASM1992520v1, whole genome shotgun sequence contains the following coding sequences:
- the LOC132935413 gene encoding uncharacterized protein LOC132935413, with protein MMNNEEIVALPDHLVDHDYFLPVVYEDDHILHEEEEELEDEEDEEIVVVGVSETYSIIPGVQSRSRIYVDNLGFKYYKREARGGRVYLVCERQKKRNQYCHSTATVSTDLRDNRIHLQNYHDHQPAEIDLNVPFLREAIGERGIDPAVTTSFMRTLYNNEIINHPEAAPNYTFLQAQERVKKMRRRRFPLQPLDIGQLAVALNEERNAIYASTVQNPPSRFFQQALVVNGRSVGLIFANMAAIEKYREDLATVTLVGIDGTFKTVPRVPADLKCFLTVQVVFRSVSFPMVYALLGSMTEEVYSALFDIVRNILPLNYELVCFITDYEKALMSAVQQSFPESQLRCCWFHFTQSIVRYCHRRMNSVLDLVRTNPVAARVLRMVLALPHLPATRNDPRCPQFSMTDGFRAIIHYTRQFPEIERGMRNFLIGYVESFWLLQVGPDLISVFGEEYRTNNYLESFHATLLVQMQRNPNVWNFLQKLTIIENQYFIEFEQARRNLRIRDGASRRERENTTNILAGHVEQLNQDGDLIGFLRRAGHRNDGYVQGIIGPYPQV; from the exons ATGATGAACAACGAAGAAATCGTCGCTCTTCCAGATCATTTGGTGGACCATGACTACTTTTTGCCAGTTGTGTATGAAGATGATCATATACTGCATGAAGAAGAAGAGGAACTAGAAGATGAAGAAGATGAAGAGATTGTCGTTGTAGGAGTGTCTGAAACTTATTCTATAATTCCTGGAGTTCAAAGCCGATCAAGGATTTATGTGGACAATTTAGGATTTAAGTACTACAAACGTGAAGCTCGAGGAGGCCGcgt gtatttagtatgcGAACGGCAGAAGAAGCGGAACCAGTACTGTCATTCCACTGCAACTGTAAGTACAGATTTGAGGGATAATAGGATTCATCTACAGAACTACCACGATCACCAACCTGCAGAGATTGACCTGAATGTGCCGTTTTTGAGAGAAGCCATTGGTGAAAGAGGAATTGATCCAGCAGTTACAACTTCATTTATGagaacattgtataataatgaaattatcaa CCACCCAGAAGCAGCTCCCAACTACACATTCCTTCAAGCTCAAGAACGAGTGAAAAAGATGAGACGTAGAAGATTCCCACTACAACCACTTGACATAGGACAACTTGCTGTTGCGCTGAATGAAGAACGTAATGCCATTTATGCTTCTACAGTTCAAAATCCCCCATCTAG GTTCTTTCAACAAGCATTAGTGGTCAATGGAAGGAGTGTTGGACTGATCTTTGCAAATATGGCTGCAATTGAAAAATACCGAGAAGACTTGGCCACGGTGACATTGGTTGGGATTGATGGAACTTTCAAGACTGTGCCTCGTGTTCCAgcagatttaaaatgtttcctaACAGTCCAGGTGGTTTTCAGAAGTGTA tcgttTCCAATGGTCTATGCTCTACTGGGGAGTATGACTGAAGAAGTTTATTCGGCTCTGTTTGATATTGTACgaaatattttaccattaaattatgaacttgtttgttttattacagATTATGAAAAAGCTTTGATGTCAGCTGTTCAGCAATCATTTCCAGAAAGCCAATTAAGATGTTGTTGGTTCCATTTTACTCAA tcaattgtaCGTTATTGTCACCGAAGGATGAATAGTGTTTTGGACTTGGTTCGTACAAACCCGGTAGCAGCTCGAGTTCTCAGAATG GTTTTGGCATTACCTCATCTACCCGCTACTAGGAATGACCCACGCTGTCCACAATTTTCCATGACTGATGGTTTCAGGGCTATCATTCATTACACTAGACAATTTCCTGAGATTGAACGAGGCATGAGAAACTTTTTAATTGGCTATGTAGAATCTTTTTGGTTGTTACAGGTCGGTCCAGATTTAATCAGTGTTTTTGGAGAAGAATATAGAACCAACAACTACTTGGAGTCTTTCCACGCTACACTTCTTGTTCAAATGCAAAGAAACCCTAACGTTTGGAATTTCCTTC AGAAACTGACTATCATTGAAAATCAATATTTCATTGAATTTGAACAAGCCAGAAGAAACCTCAgg ATTAGAGATGGTGCATCAAGAAGGGAACGAGAGAACACCACAAATATCTTAGCTGGTCATGTGGAGCAACTGAACCAAGATGGCGACCTCATAGGATTTTTGAGAAGGGCTGGACATCGCAATGATGGATATGTACAAGGCATAATCGGGCCATATCcacag gTTTGA